Below is a genomic region from Spirosoma radiotolerans.
TATGTAGTTCAAATTTAGACGACTTTGGCAGGATGCTAAGTTATCAAAGCAACGAAAAAGATAGTGAGCGAAGATTTTAAATTTGGCTATCAATGATACTTTAGATAATATCTTTTGTAAAATTCTAGTTAACTTATTTTTTTTTAGTTGCGTTTTGGAGTTACTTAAATTTTTCGCAAAACCATTCATAAAAGGCTTGAAAGGTTTTCGCATTAAAATACAAGCCTTTTTGTACTTTTATTTCAAATTGAATTTCAGCTCGAATGTGTTTTGCGTAATTATTACTTTTCTTAACTTCGATAATCATCATTTTGCCTTTATATATAGCTAGTATATCACCAAGCTCTATTCGGCTTTTTCGATCTAAGTAATCTATAAATAGCCTATAATTTTTAGTGGAATTTATACTCACGGCTATTCCATCTGACATATTGATAAAATCTGTAATACATTTCGTTAAGCCATAATGTGTTGAGTCATTATAGGTAACTTTACGAATATTAGGTTTCAATCCTATAAAAGGATATTCATCTAAATATGAAACTCTTAAACTTTCTAAAATTTCGATAGATTTACAAATGGCTCGCTCCATATTTTAATATCATTTTTCAAATAAAATTCATTCTAAATAGTAAATATAAATATAATTGCTTACCCAATTTTTATTTAGGAGATTTCCGTCAAGTTAATTATAACCAGTAATAATTATGAAAAATCAGAATATAAAACGGGCGTAAAGATGCAGTTGAGTTCCCCACAAATATTGAACCGCTCAGCGATTGGGGATCGGACAGTCATTTAATCTCTTTTGGATATCCTTTCCCAATCCGTTCAGAGTCCGTCCGCTAAGTGACCTTTGAGGCCGAAAGGTGTTGTTTTCTTCTCATCAACGCTCAATTTTTTCCTTCATATATTCCAAAGACAAGAATAAGTGAGCGTTTAAGACTCATCTCGAAAAATGCGATTAAGTGATTCTAAAAATTGGTTATCAGTTGGTTTACCAGGCCGAGAAAAATCCAGTGATACCCCGTTATCATACGCCCACATGTCCAGTGCCTTCAGGATGAACTTACTGCCATTGTTTACTTGAATTCGCTCGGTTACAGCCAAATGTATCACTATTAATTCTAATACATCATCGCTTATCTACAACTGGCTGACATGGTTGGCCACGCACAGTCGGCTACAATCATCCAGTATAGTTAAAGCCCGTATTTTTCGACCATCAAACAATTGGTCCGACACTAAGTATATAACGCTACGGCGGACTGTTCCAACACTGATGAATAATAGAAAGCTCAGGTTGGTCTAATCGTTGAACAGCTGTGCGGTTCCCTCATGGCCACTTGTCAAGTAAGTTAAGCCTTTCAAGGCAAAATAGGCGATGCACATGAGTATGATCGTCGCGCCAACTCTCACGCTAGAGTAAAGTTAAAATACGTTGACAGCCATCAAGAACACGTGTTTTAGCTATCTCCCGGATACGTTTTCTCGGCACGGAATCATCTCGTTAGTGCGCTTTATAAATCCAAATCGAGCGTCGATGCAGATGTACTTTGCAGGCTCGGCGCTGCGAGATCCGATAGTCACCCATGAGGCTTCGGGCCAATCCACGCTTTTGGATCAGTCTTAAAGCTTTCTTTTGATGACATCTTGAAGCGTCTGTTTGTAGACTTAGATCGGTCACTAACTGCTTTAATTGTAGATTCTCTTCCTTCAACTGACGAAGCCGTCGAAGTTTGAGAACGCCTGTTCCTCCATATCTCTATTCCCAGTTGTAGAAGGTGGCCTCACTGATGCCCATCTTGCGGCAAACTTCAGCGACAACCGTACCAGTATTAGCTTGGCCAGGCGCAAAAAACGATAGCATGGGCCACCCCACTGCACTTCGATGAATTTAGTCTTCTCAAGCGATTTTTTGATTTTTAAAATTTCAAAAATCGCCCAAACTATCTACTTTATCCTGGGCCAATTTACTGGGAGTGAGCCAAATCTGAAGTCCAACAGGTCAAGGTAATCATAGTTAAACTCAATTGTTGTCAGTTTTAAACCAACAATACCTTTTGGGTCACCTGTATCTTCGTCACCTTGGAACAAATCAAGATACGATACACCTGGTCCATATTCTCTTGACAATGGCAAGAATTCACCGTCATACTTCGCCTTTTGGGCTGCTCTCGAATTATCTAATGATAATATTGTTGGGTCGATTGCAGCGAGTAGGTCAACATCCACCGCAGAATCGTCGTAACATATATCGAAATCATCTGGTATCGATTTCCGCGTTACAAAACTGCCCCCAATATATACTGCTTGACAGCCCGCTTGCCTTAACGATTTTAAACCCATCTCCATTTTTTTTAGAAACCTCTGCCTACCCCAGGTAAAACCAAAGTTGCTGCCTAGCTCCTGCCAAGTCAACCAGTGGATGCCTTCTATAAGATTACCTCTAATATCGAATTTCAACATACAAGTTGTGATGGCTCTATAGGTACGCTACAGTTAGCCATTCTTTAAGTGTGATACTTTTACGACTGCGACTATTAGCTACTGACTTGTTCCGAGACACCTTTCAACACAAACCTAAGTTAGCCAGAATGATGTGTCATGCGGCCAATTGTTCATCGATAAAATGACTCTCACCGGCAGAACTGCGGTTCTGATATTTTACCCAACTCAATGAATCAGGATGCCATGTCTCTACTTTCAACTTTGGCGGCAATCCAACCAGCCGCGTAAGTTCCTTCTCCATAATGACTCTTACTGTCTCTGCATGCTCAGCAGTCGTCGTAATACTATCGTGGATTGTGAACAATGGAATATTTTTGTTCATCCGATGAATAGATTTGGTAATTACTTTCAGAACGATATATGATTCTATGCTTTGAAGCAGGCGCGACAAGCGGGAATGATCACCTTCTTTCAAAAGTTCGAACAGGGGGTTGATCGATGGGAATAACTCTTTAAAAAGGCGTTTGACCTTCGTTCTTCCGTAGTTCGAATTCTTCGAAAAAAGCACTTCGAACATTCCCTTTTTTACCTCGGCCCGGTCTAAAAAATTCACTCTCATCACTTTAGCGCTTCGGTCTCCCATAAATGTATAGAGATCTGGCCCATTACGGCTTTTCTTCGCACCCACTAATTCACAATATAACACAAAGTCTTGATTATCAAGAACTTGCTTTAATTTTACTAAAATAAGGGTAGTATTTGTTATTTGTTTTATTTCTTCATATATTTCTTTATTTATTGTATTTATCTTGATTTTATTTTTTGCTAGCTGTAAATCCCAAAAAGAAGGATTAAATAGTAGAGTCGATAGATAGGGTTGGCTATTCTTTATGTCTATGTTTACAAGTAGTTTTCCATCGAAAGTTATTAAATTTCGTAAGTCGCTTTTTATATTGGTGAGAACCGTGTGCATTCTCCCTACTTTACTATCTACCGTACAGCCTAAATCTCCCGACAGCAAACAATCAACGTTTGCCTTCGCATGTTTGTATTGCACTTCTGGATCTTTCGGAATTTCGTGACCAAATACTGGGTGAATTTTCTTTTCGACTAAGGCGGGATTACCCTGTTGCGCTTGACGACGAACATTTAGGAAATCCATTGCAGCTTGCCCATCAATTCGCAGGCGGCAATCGGGCCACAGCCATTTCGTTAGATGACCATAATCCTCTTTTAGTTGGGCAAAATCTTCTTTTCTCTTCTTCCGCAAGTGCCTCACAAATTCCTTTGTATAATCAACCACAATAACGTCTGTTGTTTTATACGTATCAGTAAATCGATAACCGCGGCTATATCCCTTACTTTCAACTGAACTAGGCTTAAACATCTTATTAGTATAGATAACGCCGGTTTTGACGAAGTATGAAAGATATTTATTATAATCTCGTACTACTTTCTGCAATAATCTAGATGAAAGAGGAGTAAGCCCATCCTTCATTTCGTCAGCGATAGATTTATTCCTCGCAGGAACAAGTGTGATTTGGGTTAAGATATACAGCGCGTAATCCGGTTTGAACTTTGTGATGCCATACATATGCGGAAGATATTGAGCAATGTGCTTGGTTAAATCGAATCCTTCCGGTAATAATGCTTTCATTTTAGATTTGCATGAATATTGATTGTGAGTAAGCCCATTTGTATGGGTATGAATTCTATAACAACTCGCACTAAGGATTTATTTGATTTTTATAAAATTGAATTGAAGAATTCTTCATAGAAAAAAAACCGTTAAATTATTTATGAAAACCTAAAATGATACAATTTGCACTTGTAATTTTAAGATCTTCTTAGGCTGAATTTAAATCAGAAGATCAAATAGTTCGTTAAGTAAAGTGAGCAAAGATCAAACAGGCTATATATAATCTACTTATATTCGATAACATTTGAATAATTAAAGTCTTGATAAAGACTTTCAGTTACCCGGCTAGAAATTTTTAGGCTTTTAATCGATTTAATTCCGGCGATTGGCGGCTTTCGCCGAACGCCCTAAAAATATTTCTACCTCTTGAGCAATCTCATTTTTTGTTTGCCAACGGCCTTCTTGAATCCAAGCTCGGAGATCTGATTCAACAAAATAAAGACGTCCTGAATTTTGGGGCTTAGAAAAGGGGATTTTCCGCTGACTTACGAGATTATAAATTGTCGATCGAGCAAGTCCAGTTATTTGTTGTGCTAATTCGATACCGCCTATACTATTAATAGGTTTTTGCTGTAGTTCTAAATGAAATTTGGAGAGTTCCTGTTGAATTACTTCGCGAATAGAACTAAGTAGTTCTTCTGATTCCATTTCATTCGAGAATAATTGTGCCATTTTTATCTAATTTTGTAGACACAAAATAATATTAACAAAATATGATAAACAAAAAAACTAAGCAAAGTTCTTCTTATGTGGGAAAAGCCCCACTTTTAGGGCTTTTTTATACTGTCCTAAAAAAAAATTAAAATAATATTTTCAATTATATATATTTTAATACAATTTAAATTGAGTATCGCTAAACGTATATATAAATAACCAAATAAAAATTTGCCTTGCGAGCCTATTTACAGGAAATGAGGTTTTATAAGAAATCTGTGCCTTCAACTACTCAGCTTTTGTAAACGTTTCTAATTATTATGTATACTTATGCTCTGATACTTTGTTGATGCGTGAGTAAATCTGTTATTTGAGTGGCTTTTGCTTTCTATGGCAATCTACAGACAATCCGATTACTAAGCGTTCCGTCGACGCTGTGTGGAGCTTAGCCAGGCCGGTTGGCAGCAAGCCGCCATTGCTCAGGCCTTCGGGTTAACCCAACCTTGGGTGATTCGAACCTAAAAAATACCAGCAACAAGGAATAACTGGGATGCAAGAAGGGAAGCGAACCGGGGCGTCAACCCGCTTTGCGGTCCAGCACCTGGATCAATTGTGATTAGGCCAGCACTAAGACTTATTCTATATGCGGATACTGTTTGATAAAATATGCACCTTATTCAAAAGAGGCTGGAATTAATCTGAAAGGGCTGTTTCTAAACGCCGATTCAGGCTTTGACTCGACTGATGTCGTGGCCGCTTGTGAAAAAGAGGAAATCATTGCCATTGGCAAGGAAATCCGCCAACTCAGCCAATTAGGAACCCGAGCGCTATGAAAGTGGTACACAAATTTTTAATGGCAAACTTTATCAAGATCGTTTAGTCATTGAGAAGGCCAATGCTTGGATTGATAGCTTCAAAGCCCTCTTAGTGCAGTTTAAATTTTTAGTAAAAATTGGATGAGTTTGTATTTATCGCATTCTCGGTCATTCTCCTGCGATAAATCAGCCGAAAACGGCATGTTTAAAAAGCTTCCATCTCAATCAGCCCACTTTTGGTTGATGACATACGCAATTTATTTATTAATTTCTTATCTTTAAAAGGTATCACTTTAACTATCAGCCATATGCAACTAACCAAGTATTTTGTGCTTTTACCGATCCTGTTACTTATTAGCAATAAAGCTATAAGCCAGATAAGTCCACGCTCTAGCTCAGTACCAAGAGGAAATTCTACAGCTTCAACGCAAGCGCCAGTTAGTTTGCCTACAGCCGCTAATATGCCTGCGGAATACGTTAGCGAAGTAGCAGATACAAAAGTCATATTGAAAAGAGTTGAAGGGAGTGCAAGCGATCAAACTGTTACCCTTCATTTCTTACTCACTAATCACAAGGCAAACACGGACACTCATATTGGAGGTGCCCAGGCCGTAGATACTGAAGGTGATGCTTATAACTATTATAATACGCCAATGCCTGAGTATAAAGTTGATCCTTTATTTACTGAAGCTATGACAAAAGCTTACTGTAATCTTGGCCGGGTACCCAGTTCAGTGAAAACCTTTCAAGTATTAAAAATAAATCTCTGGCGGGCTGATAGAGGTAGTACTCCTGTCGAGTTTAGAAATGTAGCCATTAGTTGGAAATAAATTTTTTTTGTAATCAATGTTAGATAAATTTATATAACTGACAGATTTTCAAGGCTTGATCACCACGGCTAGTTCCATCTCCCTATGTAGTATTTTGTAGGTAACTGCCAAATACTACATAAGAAGGTGGAATTGGTGGTATTAAACAATAGAAATACTTTCTTACACCATTGCTGATCTGTAATCATGAAAAATTACTATTGCTTGTTAGGGCTATTAACTATTACATGTTTTTTACATCTGGTCAATGCTCAGAATCCGATAGAAAGAGCACTTCAAGATGCCAAGAATTATACCCAAGGAGCTTCTACTGTAATTAAAGATTTAAAGGAATTGGGGGGCATGCTGCCGATTGGAAAACGGAAAAAAGAAGCAAGGCAGCAGCAAGGACAAACCGGTCAATCACAGACTTCCGGAAATAATGTGAATACACGTCGCTCGGAAGTAAGCGTTTACGACCCAGAACAAAATGATAGAGTGATTTCTAATACCCAAGCGCGTGAATGTTTTGAAAAAGCTCAATCTGAACAGGATCTAACAAGCCAGATAAAATATCTTAATGATGCGCTCAAGGCCGACAATACTTTAATTGAGGCTTACGATTTGCGGGGACGAGCATTAGTTGAATTAGGCAAGTTTGACGAGGCTGCTAAGGATTTCAGCAGATATATCGATTTCAGGCCAAAAGATCCAGAAGGATATAATAACCGTGGTTATGCATATCTGCAAGGCGAGAACTATCAACAGGCAATTGATGATTTCGGCCAAAGCTTGGCCAACAAAAGCCGTACTCCACATTACGTTTACAATAATAGGGGATGGGCATTTGCATTATCAGGTGAATATCAAAATGGAATAGATGATCTTGATGCTGCACTCAAACTTAATCCAACTACACCTAACGCCTTATTTCGTAAAGGCTGGTGTTTGCAAAAAGCAGGTAATAATCAGGATGCTCTAAATGTTTTAGATCGTGTCATTGCCCAGGATCCAAACGATATAAATGCTTGGTTTACTAAAGGCCAGGCAAATGCTGCGCTCAACTACCACAAAGAGGCTATTATTTGTTTTAGCAAAATACTAAGCCTTGATAAAACGAATATAGATGCATTGTTCGGGCGATCATTAAGTCATTATGCACTAGGTAAAATTGGAAACGCTATAGAAGATTGTTCGGCAATTCTTCAACTTGGTGAAGATGCGGCAACTTACAATACTCGCGGATATTTATTAATGCAACTTGTTCACCCGAGTTACGTTGAAGCTATAAAAGACTTTGATCGCAGTATTGCGCTTCCCAATGAAGCTTCTTATTTAGCTTATACCAACCGGGGCGAAGCCCTATTCAAGTTGGAGAAATATAAGGAAGCACAGCTTAACTTTAATCAGGCAATTGCTTTAAAAGCGGATCATCAACCTGCCCGCGATTGGCTTGACCGTGTTACGCGAGTATTAAACCCTAATACCTCGAGTTCTACCGTAAAATTGATCCCTAATTTTTTGAATCGCCATGCTTTAGTAATGGGGAACTCAACTTATCGCCATTCTGCTCCGTTGTCAAATAACCCACTTAACGATGCCGATGACATGGAAAAATTATTCAAAGATTTAGGTTTTAAAGTAACGGCGCGCAAAGATTTAGATAAGCAAGCTATGATTAATGTGGTGAATAGCTTTGTGAAAGAAACTCAGGCTCTAAGAGCTGACGTTATAACCGTATTTTATGCAGGTCATGGTATTGAAGTAGATGGAGTAAATTATCTAGTTCCTGTGGATGCTAGGCTTATTGAGCAAAAAGATGCACGTAATGAAGGGGTGAGTTTAGATGAGCTGCTCGAATCTCTTCATAAAGCTAAGGCAGCTATTAATCTGGTCTTTCTGGATGCCTGCCGAGACAATCCTTTTCGAAATTGGGAGGTAGGGCGTACGAATGATCCATCTATTTTAGCGCGTGTAACAGCATTAGGTTCCCCTAAGAACCTCCATGAAAATGTGGGGGTATATTATGCAACTGGAGCGAAAGAAGTTGCTGGTAATGGATCTGGCCGAAACGGAAGTTTTACATACGGCATTAAACAAAATCTACGGCGTAATATTTCATTAGACGATTTTTGGCGTAATACAATACATACAGTAAGGGAACAAACACATAACAAGCAAAGTCCCTTTCAATATGGCTCAATTGATGAACAACTAATATTTTAAAAAGTAGGGTATGTACGCTTAATTCGAGCTTGTTGATATGATTTGTTTAATTGCCTATCAATCAATAGGTGGCCACATAGTTGATAATAGGCTTTATTAACCTCATTATTTCCATTAATATAGGTTAATAATGAGGAATGGTTTGTATTGGAGTCTATGGTTTATCGTATCCTGAAAAGCCGAGGTTTAATTACGACCCCAGCCTACCGATTGATGGAAGCAGTCGATCAGTTCTATAATCCCACTACGGCTCCCAACCAGCTCTAGCAGACTGATTTTACCCATTTTAAGATCAAGCACTAGGACTGGTGTTATCTCTCGACCGTGCTGGATGACTATTCACGTTACATCCTAGCCTGGGAGTTGTGCCCAGGTATGCAAGCAACAGATGTAGAGAGAACCGTGCAATCGACCCTGAAAGCGAGTAGTCTGAAAAGCGGTCAACGGCCCCGCATGCTGTCCGACAATGGGTCGGCCTATGTGTCTGGGTATCTAAACCAATATCTAAAAAGGAAAATCATTGAGCATATTCGCAGGCGCCGTTTCACCCCATGGCCCAGGGCGAAATTGAGCGGTATCACAGGTTGATGAAAAATGTACTATTACTGGAGCACTACTATAATCCCGATGAGTTGAGGAAGCGCTTAACCGAATGGGTGGATTATTATAATCACCAGCGCTATCATGAGTCACTCGAGAATGTACGTCCCGCCGATGCGTATTGGGGCCACCAAGAGCAAATCGTAGCCGAACGGAAAAAATCAAGAAGCAATCGATGGCCCAACGGCGGAAAAGTCATATTTTCTCAGAAACTACAAAGTATGTAAAAGCGTCTCTTCTTTTTTCACTCGCATCTGTCCACTTTTGGTTGACGACACACAGTGAGGTTAAGATCAAGTTAGTTTTTCTTGACGCGAGCAGCAACAATCCATTTAGATCATGGAGTCAAGGAAGAGGTGTGGAGCTTCGTCCTAAAGAGGGCTCAACTACTGATACCACAAGAGTAAGGGGATTTCGTCCTTTAAAAGGGTCAACTGTTAAAGTTAACATTGGAGGATTTGGACAAATTCAAAGTTTATCAGTTACTACTAATTTTTCATGTCCTAGTTGTCAGGAGATTCATTTCCTTTTAGTAGTAAACAGAATGGTTTCATGACAATAGGATTATTACAATATGTGTACAAAGGGGTCAAATTAGAAGATATGTGGTAAAAGGTAATAAAAACTATATAATGATACATTTAGCAGTATGCAAATACAAATCCCCAATTCCTTTGGAATAATAGTAGAGACTTTGATATTTTATGTATTATTTCATTCCCATATGATCAAAAAAGCGTCGGCGCATAATTAGTACTTCAGGTTGTAGAAGATTTGGTTTATTATCGAACCTTTTATAAATAGAATTAGCTTCATAAAATAATCCATTCGCTGCATAATACTCAGCCTTTATTATTTGTTGTAATGGCTCAGGATATGAATACTTCTTTATGAAGCTATTCCACGTTGCATCCAGTTCCTTCTTTTCATCAGAGGTTAATAAACGGAAAGAGTAACGTTTGCAGACCAAGCCTAATTTTGTACTTACAGCCCAATAATATACTTCGCCTGGTTTAAAATCTGATAATGGAATCTTAATATGCGCAATGGTATCAGAAATCTCGGTCTGTTTCCAGATAGTAGACGAAATGCGATTATCACTATAAAAGGTAACAAAATACGTTTTAACAGGTTCTTTGGGAGACAGCCAGGAAAGATGCAGGGTATCAGACACGAAATTACTTTCACTATCATCGGACACCAAAGTTACATTCGGGCAATTTAGACCTCGAGAGGTACCTCCTTGGCTTCCCATTTGCATATCAGGTGGGTCTCTGCTGAATAATTCAGAAAATATT
It encodes:
- a CDS encoding integrase core domain-containing protein, whose amino-acid sequence is MWAYDNGVSLDFSRPGKPTDNQFLESLNRIFRDES
- a CDS encoding transposase is translated as MLSFFAPGQANTGTVVAEVCRKMGISEATFYNWE
- a CDS encoding DUF6932 family protein, with protein sequence MLKFDIRGNLIEGIHWLTWQELGSNFGFTWGRQRFLKKMEMGLKSLRQAGCQAVYIGGSFVTRKSIPDDFDICYDDSAVDVDLLAAIDPTILSLDNSRAAQKAKYDGEFLPLSREYGPGVSYLDLFQGDEDTGDPKGIVGLKLTTIEFNYDYLDLLDFRFGSLPVNWPRIK
- a CDS encoding helix-turn-helix transcriptional regulator, coding for MAQLFSNEMESEELLSSIREVIQQELSKFHLELQQKPINSIGGIELAQQITGLARSTIYNLVSQRKIPFSKPQNSGRLYFVESDLRAWIQEGRWQTKNEIAQEVEIFLGRSAKAANRRN
- a CDS encoding caspase family protein; the protein is MKNYYCLLGLLTITCFLHLVNAQNPIERALQDAKNYTQGASTVIKDLKELGGMLPIGKRKKEARQQQGQTGQSQTSGNNVNTRRSEVSVYDPEQNDRVISNTQARECFEKAQSEQDLTSQIKYLNDALKADNTLIEAYDLRGRALVELGKFDEAAKDFSRYIDFRPKDPEGYNNRGYAYLQGENYQQAIDDFGQSLANKSRTPHYVYNNRGWAFALSGEYQNGIDDLDAALKLNPTTPNALFRKGWCLQKAGNNQDALNVLDRVIAQDPNDINAWFTKGQANAALNYHKEAIICFSKILSLDKTNIDALFGRSLSHYALGKIGNAIEDCSAILQLGEDAATYNTRGYLLMQLVHPSYVEAIKDFDRSIALPNEASYLAYTNRGEALFKLEKYKEAQLNFNQAIALKADHQPARDWLDRVTRVLNPNTSSSTVKLIPNFLNRHALVMGNSTYRHSAPLSNNPLNDADDMEKLFKDLGFKVTARKDLDKQAMINVVNSFVKETQALRADVITVFYAGHGIEVDGVNYLVPVDARLIEQKDARNEGVSLDELLESLHKAKAAINLVFLDACRDNPFRNWEVGRTNDPSILARVTALGSPKNLHENVGVYYATGAKEVAGNGSGRNGSFTYGIKQNLRRNISLDDFWRNTIHTVREQTHNKQSPFQYGSIDEQLIF
- a CDS encoding DDE-type integrase/transposase/recombinase, with the protein product MLDDYSRYILAWELCPGMQATDVERTVQSTLKASSLKSGQRPRMLSDNGSAYVSGYLNQYLKRKIIEHIRRRRFTPWPRAKLSGITG
- a CDS encoding integrase core domain-containing protein, encoding MKNVLLLEHYYNPDELRKRLTEWVDYYNHQRYHESLENVRPADAYWGHQEQIVAERKKSRSNRWPNGGKVIFSQKLQSM